A genomic region of Carettochelys insculpta isolate YL-2023 chromosome 7, ASM3395843v1, whole genome shotgun sequence contains the following coding sequences:
- the SFXN3 gene encoding sideroflexin-3, with translation MSAGLSLHINIREPRWDQSTFLGRAKHFFMVTDPRNLLLSGQTLEEARRVVEGYRSGTVAPGLTEDKLWRAKYIYDSAFHPDTGEKMILIGRMSAQVPMNMTITGCMLTFYRTTPAVLFWQWVNQSFNAIVNYTNRSGDAPITVGQLGTAYVSATTGAVVTALGLKSLTKHLPSIIGRYVPFAAVAAANCINIPLMRQRELKFGIPVTNEDGTRLGESQAAAQQAIAQVVVSRIGMAAPAMAIPPVIMNALENRAFLKRYPWLNAPLQVGLVGFCLVFATPLCCALFPQKSSMRVTRLEPEVQALIREKNPHAEIVYFNKGL, from the exons ATGTCGGCAGGACTGTCCTTGCACATCAACATCCGGGAGCCCCGATGGGACCAGAGCACATTCCTGGGGCGAGCCAAGCACTTCTTCATGGTGACCGACCCCCGCAACCTCCTGCTGTCTGGGCAGACGCTGGAAGAGGCCCGGCGGGTGGTGGAGGGTTACAG GTCGGGGACGGTGGCGCCGGGCCTGACGGAGGACAAGCTCTGGCGGGCAAAATACATCTACGACTCGGCCTTCCACCCTGACACCGGGGAGAAGATGATCCTGATCGGGCGCATGTCGGCGCAGGTGCCCATGAACATGACCATCACGGGCTGCATGCTCACCTTCTACAG GACGACCCCCGCGGTGTTATTCTGGCAGTGGGTGAACCAGTCGTTCAACGCGATTGTGAACTACACTAACCGGAGCGGCGACGCCCCCATCACGGTCGG ccagctggggacagCCTACGTCAGTGCCACCACCGGGGCGGTCGTGACGGCTCTGGGACTCAAGTCTCTCACCAAG CATTTGCCGTCGATTATTGGCCGCTACGTGCCTTTTGCTGCTGTGGCCGCGGCCAACTGCATCAACATTCCCCTGATGCGGCAGAG GGAGCTGAAGTTCGGGATCCCCGTGACCAATGAGGACGGGACCCGGCTGGGGGAgtcccaggcagcagcccagcaagcCATTGCTCAGGTGGTGGTGTCCCGGATCGGCATGGCTGCCCCCGCCATGG ccatccctccTGTCATCATGAATGCCCTGGAGAACAGAGCCTTCCTCAAG CGGTATCCCTGGCTGAACGCCCCCTTGCAGGTCGGACTGGTGGGGTTCTG CTTGGTGTTCGCCACTCCTCTGTGTTGTGCGCTCTTCCCGCAGAAGAG CTCGATGCGGGTGACTCGCCTGGAGCCTGAAGTCCAAGCTCTGATCCGGGAGAAGAATCCCCACGCGGAGATTGTCTACTTCAACAAAGGGCTTTAA